The proteins below come from a single Micromonospora citrea genomic window:
- a CDS encoding sensor histidine kinase, with product MPAVAAPSTSPTTLDTPAGGAFTLIFTRLPALLRLTCGLVGAVVALSVRTPPVEPALLVPAVAALTAWSVWYAYRALRHGIGGLLVAGDVAATTAACLAIPVLVAPEVLPGEASWIAVLASTTVINTQATAPARWSVPAGLLVTGAYAVGAHAAGNPDEATAHAATLLVQTACAAAMTAIMRRRIGRADAAFGADQRLTREALIARTAREAERRQNRDLHDTVLATLTMVGLGAVAGPSAALRDRCAADLRTLAALADARSAPADGPVPLDERLRSVRARLPELPVAAELTPCAVPAPVAEALAESAYAALSNVARHASGATAALRLVRVDGTVVVEVADDGPGFDPAGVPAHRYGLRESVRGRMSTVGGRAVVSSRPGTGTRIRLEWPGGD from the coding sequence ATGCCGGCCGTTGCCGCCCCGAGCACGTCGCCGACCACGCTGGACACGCCGGCCGGCGGCGCGTTCACCCTCATCTTCACCCGGCTGCCGGCGCTGCTGCGCCTGACCTGCGGCCTGGTCGGCGCGGTGGTGGCCCTGTCGGTGCGCACCCCGCCGGTCGAGCCGGCGCTGCTCGTGCCGGCCGTCGCGGCGCTGACCGCCTGGTCGGTCTGGTACGCGTACCGGGCGCTGCGGCACGGCATCGGCGGCCTGCTGGTGGCCGGCGACGTGGCGGCCACCACTGCCGCGTGCCTGGCGATCCCGGTGCTGGTGGCGCCCGAGGTGCTCCCCGGCGAGGCGAGCTGGATCGCGGTGCTCGCCAGCACCACGGTGATCAACACGCAGGCCACCGCCCCGGCGCGCTGGTCGGTGCCGGCGGGGCTGCTGGTGACCGGCGCGTACGCGGTCGGGGCGCACGCCGCCGGCAACCCCGACGAGGCCACCGCCCACGCGGCGACGCTGCTGGTGCAGACCGCCTGCGCGGCTGCGATGACCGCGATCATGCGCCGGCGGATCGGCCGCGCCGACGCCGCCTTCGGCGCCGACCAGCGGCTCACCCGGGAGGCGTTGATCGCGCGTACCGCCCGGGAGGCGGAGCGGCGGCAGAACCGTGACCTGCACGACACCGTGCTGGCCACGCTGACCATGGTCGGGCTGGGCGCGGTCGCCGGCCCGTCCGCGGCGCTGCGCGATCGGTGCGCCGCCGACCTGCGCACGCTCGCCGCGCTTGCCGACGCGCGGTCGGCTCCCGCCGACGGGCCGGTGCCGCTGGACGAGCGGCTGCGGTCGGTGCGGGCGCGCCTGCCGGAGCTGCCCGTCGCCGCCGAACTGACCCCCTGCGCGGTGCCGGCGCCGGTCGCCGAGGCGCTCGCCGAGAGCGCCTACGCCGCGCTGTCCAACGTGGCCCGGCACGCGTCCGGCGCGACCGCCGCGCTGCGGCTGGTCCGGGTCGACGGCACCGTCGTGGTCGAGGTCGCCGACGACGGCCCCGGCTTCGACCCGGCGGGCGTCCCGGCGCACCGGTACGGGCTGCGCGAGTCGGTACGCGGCCGGATGTCCACGGTGGGCGGGCGGGCGGTGGTCAGCTCGCGGCCCGGGACGGGCACCCGGATCCGGCTGGAGTGGCCAGGTGGCGACTGA
- a CDS encoding class I SAM-dependent methyltransferase: MTESRPAEPDIVRYYTDVFVEADRLERTPLGRLEGLRTRQVLTRLLPVAPATVLDVGGGPGAHAGWLAAAGHRVHLVDLVPAHAAAARRAYPTVSATVGDARRLPLADGCADVALLMGPLYHLTERADRVAALREAARLTRPGGLLVTATISRHAPLMDLIRQGRVDDRSRPSVLRTYATGVNDTGGFTTAYFHRPSEVLDEFEAAGLPRPDLYGVEGPLWPMLGVAGGPESDGSLFAEVLRCATVFERDPEVIGASGHLLAAARLRDGHSDNDGHSHGDGHSHDDRDTTGLTDRRHGAHRG, from the coding sequence ATGACGGAATCGCGGCCGGCGGAGCCGGACATCGTGCGCTACTACACGGACGTCTTCGTGGAGGCGGACCGGCTGGAGCGCACCCCGCTCGGGCGGCTGGAAGGCCTGCGTACCCGCCAGGTGCTGACCCGGCTGCTGCCGGTGGCACCCGCGACGGTACTCGACGTCGGCGGCGGCCCCGGCGCGCACGCGGGCTGGCTGGCGGCGGCCGGCCACCGGGTGCACCTGGTCGACCTGGTCCCCGCGCACGCGGCGGCGGCCCGCCGGGCTTACCCGACGGTGAGCGCGACCGTCGGCGACGCCCGGCGGCTGCCGCTGGCCGACGGCTGCGCCGACGTGGCCCTGCTGATGGGGCCGCTCTACCACCTGACCGAGCGCGCCGACCGGGTCGCGGCGCTGCGCGAGGCGGCCCGGCTGACCCGGCCCGGCGGCCTGCTGGTCACGGCGACGATCAGCCGCCACGCGCCGCTGATGGACCTGATCCGGCAGGGTCGGGTGGACGACCGGAGCCGACCCTCGGTGCTCCGCACGTACGCGACCGGCGTCAACGACACGGGCGGCTTCACCACCGCCTACTTCCACCGACCGTCCGAAGTGCTCGACGAGTTCGAAGCGGCGGGGCTGCCCCGGCCCGACCTGTACGGCGTCGAGGGTCCCCTGTGGCCGATGCTGGGCGTGGCGGGAGGCCCGGAGTCCGACGGGTCGCTGTTCGCGGAGGTGTTGCGCTGCGCCACCGTCTTCGAGCGCGACCCGGAGGTCATCGGGGCCAGCGGACACCTGCTGGCGGCGGCACGGCTCCGCGACGGCCACAGCGACAACGATGGCCACAGCCACGGCGACGGCCACAGCCACGACGACCGCGACACGACCGGGTTGACCGATCGGCGACACGGCGCGCACCGAGGGTGA
- a CDS encoding PadR family transcriptional regulator gives MGVRITVPVAKVLAVLLNEPDGEHYGLRLMQQTGVASGTLYPVLARLQDAGWLTARWEDEDPAEAGRPVRRYYQLTAEGVTHARAVLAELRATTTVADTTASAQARPAW, from the coding sequence ATGGGAGTGAGGATCACCGTGCCAGTGGCCAAGGTGCTCGCCGTGCTGCTCAACGAGCCGGACGGCGAGCACTACGGGCTGCGACTGATGCAGCAGACGGGGGTGGCCAGCGGGACGCTCTATCCGGTCCTCGCCCGGCTCCAGGACGCGGGCTGGCTCACCGCCCGGTGGGAGGACGAGGACCCGGCCGAGGCGGGCCGGCCCGTCCGGCGCTACTACCAGCTCACGGCCGAGGGCGTCACCCACGCCCGGGCGGTGCTGGCCGAGCTGCGCGCCACCACCACGGTCGCGGACACCACCGCGTCGGCCCAGGCGAGGCCGGCGTGGTGA
- a CDS encoding MFS transporter, whose translation MTAYSVLWRSPGAVTVTAAGLVGRLPIAMVSLGIVLLVRSRSGFADAGVVAGAYVFAGAAATPVLGRVMDRAGQRRVLPVLLVGYPGALVGLVLAVAGGAPVAVLIGCAAVAGLLMPNVGAIVRSRWSHLTAGAVRQSAFAWESVVDEFIYVVGPIVVTSVAAAIAPSAGVLIAAALAAAGLSVLWSHRSSTPPVVRRATGQASAESVSGVWPVLLALLGVGALLGAVDVATLALAEQAGRSAWAGPLLAVLAFGSLIAGLGYGARSWRAPVGHRLAIGAAGLLAGCASLTVLPFPALAGGLLLTGLFLAPSFATGFTHAADLAPASRRTEVLTWVSSAVGLGGTIGVATGGWVSQHLGPRVAFAMAAGFALVSAAAALVVAVRQRGARVVEAGG comes from the coding sequence ATGACGGCCTACTCCGTGTTGTGGCGCAGCCCGGGGGCGGTCACGGTCACCGCCGCGGGACTCGTGGGGCGGCTGCCGATAGCGATGGTCTCCCTCGGCATCGTCCTGCTGGTGCGGTCCCGGTCGGGATTCGCCGATGCCGGCGTCGTCGCCGGGGCGTACGTCTTCGCGGGCGCGGCGGCGACGCCGGTCCTCGGCCGGGTCATGGACCGGGCCGGCCAGCGCCGCGTCCTGCCGGTCCTGCTGGTCGGCTATCCGGGCGCCCTGGTCGGCCTCGTCCTCGCCGTGGCCGGTGGCGCGCCGGTGGCCGTCCTGATCGGATGCGCGGCCGTGGCGGGGCTGCTGATGCCGAACGTCGGGGCGATCGTGCGGTCCCGGTGGAGCCACCTGACCGCCGGGGCCGTACGCCAGTCGGCGTTCGCCTGGGAGTCGGTGGTCGACGAGTTCATCTACGTCGTGGGGCCGATCGTCGTCACGTCGGTCGCGGCGGCGATCGCACCATCGGCGGGCGTGCTGATCGCGGCGGCGCTGGCCGCCGCCGGCCTGTCGGTCCTGTGGTCGCACCGGAGTTCCACACCGCCCGTGGTACGACGGGCGACGGGCCAGGCGTCGGCGGAATCCGTGTCGGGGGTGTGGCCGGTGCTGCTCGCTCTCCTCGGCGTCGGCGCGCTCCTGGGCGCGGTAGACGTGGCGACCCTCGCGCTGGCCGAGCAGGCGGGCCGGAGCGCGTGGGCCGGACCGCTCCTGGCGGTCCTCGCCTTCGGCAGCCTGATCGCCGGGCTCGGCTACGGCGCGCGGTCCTGGCGGGCGCCGGTCGGCCACCGGCTGGCGATCGGAGCGGCCGGACTCCTCGCGGGCTGCGCGTCCCTGACCGTCCTGCCCTTCCCGGCGCTCGCCGGCGGTCTGCTGCTCACCGGTCTCTTCCTCGCCCCCAGCTTCGCCACCGGCTTCACCCACGCCGCCGACCTGGCCCCCGCGTCGCGCCGGACCGAGGTGCTGACCTGGGTGTCGAGCGCGGTCGGCCTCGGCGGCACCATCGGGGTCGCCACGGGAGGCTGGGTGAGCCAGCACCTGGGGCCCCGGGTCGCCTTCGCGATGGCGGCGGGTTTCGCGCTGGTCTCGGCCGCCGCGGCGCTGGTCGTCGCCGTCCGCCAGCGCGGCGCACGGGTCGTCGAGGCCGGTGGCTGA
- a CDS encoding alpha/beta hydrolase, which produces MEPDVLGPPYERQTIDLGTDDEGPVVATLVRRRADRPTRRAVLYTHGFTDYFFQAHLGHFFAERGWDFYALDLRKYGRSLLPHQTPNFCRDVSDHFPELDAAARIIREDDGHDVLLAMGHSTGGLIMPLWAHARRDAGIIDGLFLNSPFFDINAPWAVRRPLAALVAPLGRRAPRRVLPFGLGTVYSQSIHAEHHGEWDYDLTWKPLAGFPVRAGWLNAIRTAQRQLRAGLDIQVPVLLACSTRSFKGRRWHESAALADAVLDVEHMVRWAPRLGRHVTVARFDGGMHDLTLSGPAVRERVFEEVGRWADAFFDAGPTVRDGERPPASRRPADDVDPAGAPAQGG; this is translated from the coding sequence GTGGAACCCGACGTGCTGGGCCCGCCGTACGAGCGGCAGACGATCGACTTGGGCACCGACGACGAGGGACCGGTGGTCGCCACCCTGGTCCGTCGCCGGGCCGACCGCCCGACCAGGCGGGCCGTGCTCTACACGCACGGCTTCACCGACTACTTCTTCCAGGCCCACCTCGGCCACTTCTTCGCCGAGCGGGGGTGGGACTTCTACGCCCTCGACCTGCGCAAGTACGGGCGCAGCCTGCTGCCCCACCAGACGCCGAACTTCTGCCGCGACGTCAGCGACCACTTCCCCGAGCTGGACGCCGCCGCGAGGATCATTCGCGAGGACGACGGGCACGACGTCCTGCTCGCGATGGGCCACTCCACCGGCGGGCTGATCATGCCGCTCTGGGCGCACGCGCGCCGCGACGCCGGGATCATCGACGGGCTCTTCCTGAACAGCCCCTTCTTCGACATCAACGCCCCCTGGGCCGTCCGCCGGCCGCTCGCCGCCCTCGTCGCCCCCCTGGGCCGTCGCGCGCCCCGCCGCGTCCTGCCGTTCGGGCTGGGCACCGTCTACAGCCAGAGCATCCACGCCGAGCACCACGGCGAATGGGACTACGACCTGACCTGGAAGCCGCTCGCCGGGTTCCCCGTCCGGGCCGGCTGGCTGAACGCCATCCGCACCGCCCAGCGGCAGCTCCGCGCCGGGCTGGACATCCAGGTGCCGGTGCTGCTCGCCTGCTCGACCCGCTCGTTCAAGGGCAGGAGGTGGCACGAGTCGGCCGCCCTCGCCGACGCCGTCCTCGACGTCGAGCACATGGTGCGCTGGGCGCCCCGCCTCGGCCGGCACGTCACCGTCGCACGCTTCGACGGCGGCATGCACGACCTCACGCTCTCCGGCCCCGCCGTACGCGAAAGGGTCTTCGAGGAGGTCGGGCGCTGGGCCGACGCGTTCTTCGACGCCGGGCCGACGGTCCGCGACGGCGAGCGCCCACCGGCGAGCCGGCGGCCGGCCGACGACGTCGACCCGGCGGGCGCCCCCGCCCAGGGCGGCTGA
- a CDS encoding HPF/RaiA family ribosome-associated protein: MSAVANPATVAECLRVGAGFSQGDRNWIAEQFATLDARLAGFHADATELEVSVKDREAKGQKVTLECWIAGRQKIVTTSAEEDLHAALNDVRDDLRRRLNDAKTKQEPRHNKHLRDVNQQAAETETRTDPDTDPARVEAETV; encoded by the coding sequence ATGAGCGCCGTCGCCAACCCGGCCACCGTCGCGGAGTGCCTGCGGGTCGGCGCCGGGTTCTCCCAGGGCGACCGGAACTGGATCGCGGAGCAGTTCGCCACGCTGGACGCCCGGCTGGCCGGGTTCCACGCCGACGCCACCGAGCTGGAGGTGTCGGTCAAGGACCGGGAGGCCAAGGGCCAGAAGGTCACCCTGGAATGCTGGATCGCCGGCCGGCAGAAGATCGTCACCACCTCCGCCGAGGAGGACCTGCACGCCGCGCTCAACGACGTCCGGGACGACCTGCGGCGCCGACTCAACGACGCGAAGACCAAGCAGGAGCCGCGGCACAACAAGCACCTGCGGGACGTCAACCAGCAGGCCGCCGAGACCGAGACGCGGACCGACCCGGACACCGACCCGGCCCGCGTCGAGGCCGAGACGGTCTGA
- a CDS encoding single-stranded DNA-binding protein — MFDTYITVVGNVLTAPEWRRTTQSNTLVANFKVASTARRLDRDSGRWVDGNSLRVRVNCWRKLAEGVAASVMVGDPVVVCGRLYTRDWTDDAGNHRTLYELEAVAVGHDLSRGRSRFVRNRPSMTTSTVEDAEAEHRVHGETTEPVPDGEAPALPDDRPLDEEFELSDFAASRPGRGLPTDAAFDGSLDPFDDPADGARDEPGDDEPDDPGSDGDDPTPSEEAGAAGPLGGETEAGTAPNGRGRRGRGRVPQPA; from the coding sequence ATGTTCGACACCTACATCACGGTCGTGGGCAACGTGCTGACCGCCCCGGAGTGGCGCCGCACCACCCAGAGCAACACGCTGGTGGCCAACTTCAAGGTCGCCTCGACGGCCCGCCGGCTCGACCGCGACAGCGGTCGCTGGGTCGACGGCAACAGCCTGCGAGTCCGCGTCAACTGCTGGCGCAAGCTCGCCGAGGGGGTGGCCGCCTCGGTGATGGTCGGCGACCCCGTGGTGGTCTGCGGGCGGCTCTACACCCGCGACTGGACCGACGACGCCGGCAACCACCGCACCCTCTACGAACTGGAGGCGGTCGCCGTGGGGCACGACCTGTCCCGGGGGCGGAGCAGGTTCGTGCGCAACCGGCCGAGCATGACGACCAGCACCGTCGAGGACGCGGAGGCCGAACACCGCGTGCACGGCGAGACCACCGAGCCGGTGCCGGACGGAGAGGCCCCCGCCCTGCCCGACGACCGTCCGCTCGACGAGGAGTTCGAGCTGTCCGACTTCGCGGCGTCCCGGCCCGGTCGTGGGCTGCCGACCGACGCCGCGTTCGACGGCTCGCTAGATCCCTTCGACGACCCGGCGGACGGCGCGCGCGACGAGCCCGGCGACGACGAGCCCGACGACCCCGGGTCCGACGGTGACGACCCGACGCCGTCCGAGGAGGCCGGCGCGGCGGGCCCGCTGGGCGGGGAGACCGAGGCGGGCACCGCCCCGAACGGGCGTGGTCGCCGGGGCCGGGGGCGGGTGCCACAGCCCGCCTGA
- a CDS encoding cobyric acid synthase codes for MSGGLLVAGTTSDAGKSVLTAGICRWLHRRGVKVAPFKAQNMSNNSAVVVGTDGRGGEIGRAQAMQAAACGLAPDLRFNPVLLKPGSDLASQVVLLGEAVDTVTAGNFRSLRPRLAETAYAALAELRAAYDVVICEGAGSPAEINLRAGDYVNMGLARHANLPTIVVGDIDRGGVFASMFGTVALLEPADQALIAGFVINKFRGDLGLLQPGLDMLRQVTGRPTYGVLPWALDLWLDAEDSLAYGRVLGRPAAPRGTEWLDVAVVRLPRISNATDVEALATEPGVRVRLTVEPAELAAADLVVLPGSKSTVADLAWLRETGLADAVLAHAAAGRPLLGICGGFQMLGRAIHDPVESRRGSVPGLGLLPIEVTFDPRKTVRQSVGTAGDVQVRGYEIHHGYVSHADPALTPLLTYVDGTGEGAVVGAVHGTHWHGAFESDGFRRRFLTEAARLAGRTGFRVAPATSFAAARERSLDLLGDLVEEHLDTDALWRLVETGPPAGLPVIPPGAPTTP; via the coding sequence GTGAGCGGCGGGCTGCTGGTCGCTGGCACGACCTCCGACGCCGGCAAGAGCGTGCTCACCGCCGGCATCTGCCGCTGGTTGCACCGCCGGGGCGTCAAGGTGGCGCCGTTCAAGGCCCAGAACATGTCGAACAACTCGGCAGTGGTCGTCGGGACGGACGGCCGGGGCGGCGAGATCGGCCGGGCCCAGGCGATGCAGGCGGCGGCCTGCGGGCTCGCCCCCGACCTGCGGTTCAACCCGGTGCTGCTCAAGCCCGGTAGCGACCTGGCGAGTCAGGTGGTGCTGCTCGGCGAGGCGGTCGACACGGTCACCGCCGGCAACTTCCGTTCACTGCGGCCCCGCCTGGCGGAGACGGCGTACGCGGCGCTCGCCGAGTTGCGGGCGGCGTACGACGTGGTGATCTGCGAGGGGGCGGGCAGCCCGGCGGAGATCAACCTGCGGGCCGGCGACTACGTCAACATGGGCCTGGCCCGGCACGCCAACCTGCCCACGATCGTCGTCGGCGACATCGACCGGGGCGGGGTGTTCGCCTCGATGTTCGGCACCGTCGCGCTGCTGGAGCCGGCCGACCAGGCGCTGATCGCCGGCTTCGTGATCAACAAGTTCCGGGGCGACCTCGGGCTGCTCCAGCCCGGGCTGGACATGCTGCGCCAGGTGACCGGGCGGCCGACGTACGGGGTGCTGCCCTGGGCGCTCGACCTCTGGCTCGACGCCGAGGACTCGCTCGCCTACGGGCGCGTGCTCGGCCGACCGGCCGCCCCGCGCGGCACCGAGTGGCTGGACGTGGCCGTGGTCCGGCTGCCCCGGATCAGCAACGCCACCGACGTCGAGGCGCTCGCCACCGAGCCCGGCGTACGCGTGCGGTTGACCGTCGAGCCGGCGGAACTCGCCGCCGCCGACCTCGTCGTCCTGCCCGGGTCGAAGTCGACGGTGGCCGACCTGGCCTGGCTGCGGGAGACCGGGCTCGCCGACGCCGTGCTGGCACACGCGGCGGCGGGCAGGCCGCTGCTCGGCATCTGCGGCGGCTTCCAGATGCTGGGCCGGGCCATCCACGACCCGGTGGAGAGCCGGCGGGGGAGCGTGCCGGGGCTGGGCCTGCTGCCGATCGAGGTCACCTTCGACCCGCGCAAGACCGTCCGGCAGTCCGTCGGCACCGCCGGCGACGTCCAGGTGCGCGGCTACGAGATCCACCACGGGTACGTCTCGCACGCCGACCCGGCGCTGACCCCGCTGCTGACCTACGTCGACGGCACTGGTGAGGGAGCGGTCGTCGGCGCCGTGCACGGCACCCACTGGCACGGGGCCTTCGAGTCCGACGGGTTCCGCCGGCGCTTCCTCACCGAGGCGGCCCGGCTGGCCGGCCGGACCGGCTTCCGGGTCGCGCCGGCCACGTCGTTCGCCGCCGCCCGCGAGCGCTCCCTGGACCTGCTCGGCGACCTCGTCGAGGAGCACCTGGACACCGACGCCCTCTGGCGCCTCGTCGAGACCGGCCCGCCGGCCGGCCTCCCCGTCATCCCGCCCGGCGCCCCCACCACCCCCTGA
- a CDS encoding rhodanese-like domain-containing protein translates to MSPGIEALLEQARAGVRRLTPHQTVEAVRTGALLVDTRTDAQRREQGDLPGAIVIDRSVLEWRLDPASAWRIPEATGYDLRIVVVCRHGYSSSLAVASLRALGLHRATDMIGGVQAWRDAGLPMSDRPADIRH, encoded by the coding sequence ATGAGTCCGGGCATCGAAGCCCTGCTGGAACAGGCCCGCGCCGGGGTACGCCGGCTGACCCCGCACCAGACCGTCGAGGCGGTCCGCACCGGGGCGTTGCTGGTCGACACCCGCACCGACGCGCAGCGCCGGGAACAGGGCGACCTCCCCGGCGCCATCGTGATCGACCGGTCGGTGCTGGAGTGGCGGCTGGACCCGGCCAGCGCCTGGCGCATTCCCGAGGCCACCGGCTACGACCTGCGGATCGTCGTGGTCTGCCGGCACGGCTACAGCTCCAGTCTCGCCGTGGCGAGCCTGCGGGCGCTCGGCCTGCACCGCGCGACGGACATGATCGGCGGCGTGCAGGCGTGGCGCGACGCGGGGCTGCCCATGTCGGACCGTCCGGCCGACATCCGCCACTGA
- a CDS encoding uridine kinase family protein: MVVAVVEAYDRLARRVLAGPARLGRTRLVAVDGPSGAGKSVFAARLADALAGLPGGVRPPVVHTDDLLDGWDDQLTFWPRLEECVLAPLRAGRPGAYRRYSWVRRAFLSRPVPVPVAPVLLVEGVSAARAAAAADRTLAVFVTAPAPLRLARAVRRDGPEILPELRRWHLGERTHFAADRTEARADVVVDGAPRLPHDADRYYVRRP; the protein is encoded by the coding sequence GTGGTGGTGGCGGTGGTCGAGGCGTACGACCGGCTGGCCCGGCGGGTGCTCGCCGGCCCGGCGCGGTTGGGGCGGACCCGGCTGGTGGCGGTGGACGGGCCGAGCGGCGCGGGCAAGAGCGTCTTCGCGGCCCGGCTCGCGGACGCCCTGGCCGGGCTGCCCGGCGGCGTGCGCCCGCCCGTGGTGCACACCGACGACCTGCTCGACGGGTGGGACGACCAGCTCACCTTCTGGCCCCGCCTCGAAGAGTGCGTGCTCGCGCCGCTGCGCGCCGGGCGACCGGGGGCGTACCGCCGGTACAGCTGGGTCCGTCGGGCGTTCCTGTCCCGGCCGGTGCCGGTGCCGGTCGCGCCGGTGCTGCTGGTCGAGGGGGTCAGCGCGGCTCGCGCCGCGGCTGCGGCCGACCGTACCCTCGCGGTCTTCGTCACCGCCCCGGCACCGCTGCGGCTCGCCCGGGCCGTGCGGCGCGACGGCCCGGAGATCCTGCCGGAGCTGCGCCGCTGGCACCTCGGGGAGCGGACGCACTTCGCCGCCGACCGCACCGAGGCCCGGGCCGACGTGGTGGTCGACGGGGCGCCGAGGCTGCCGCACGACGCCGACCGGTACTACGTGCGGCGGCCCTGA
- a CDS encoding dipeptidase: MSESEVRAAVERELPGVRADLERLVRIPGIAFEGFDHSHVERSAEAVAELLRGCGLDVKIVRSGGQPAVIGRKPAPPGAPTVLLYAHHDVQPVGDLSLWESDPFEPVERDGRLYGRGAADDKAGIMAHVAALRAFGDALPVGVVLFIEGEEEYGSDSLERLLAEHRDEIASDVIVIADSGNWDVGVPALTTSLRGIVNCFVEVRTLDHAVHSGMFGGAVPDALTALVRLLATLHTDAGDVAVDGLVGREGATVDYPEGRFRAEAGLAEGVQFIGTGRITDRLWTKPALAVLGIDAPATGEAPNALVPAAKAKLSVRLAPGDDPKRAYAALRAHLGKHAPWGAQVTVTFEHDGEPCVIDASGPMFDAARSAFRTAWDDTDPVDIGVGGSIPFIATFQEMFPQAAILVTGVEDPHARAHGPNESLHLGEFARVCLAEALLLKKVAEAGADGR; this comes from the coding sequence ATGTCCGAGTCCGAGGTCCGGGCCGCCGTCGAGCGGGAGCTGCCCGGCGTCCGGGCCGATCTGGAACGCCTCGTCCGCATCCCCGGCATCGCCTTCGAGGGCTTCGACCACTCGCACGTGGAGCGCTCCGCGGAGGCGGTGGCCGAGCTGCTGCGCGGCTGCGGCCTCGACGTGAAGATCGTGCGCTCCGGCGGCCAGCCTGCGGTCATCGGCAGGAAGCCCGCCCCGCCCGGTGCGCCGACGGTGCTGCTCTACGCCCACCACGACGTGCAGCCGGTCGGCGACCTGTCGCTGTGGGAGTCGGACCCGTTCGAGCCGGTGGAGCGGGACGGCCGCCTCTACGGCCGGGGCGCCGCCGACGACAAGGCGGGCATCATGGCGCACGTGGCGGCGCTGCGCGCGTTCGGCGACGCGCTGCCGGTGGGCGTCGTCCTGTTCATCGAGGGTGAGGAGGAGTACGGCTCCGACTCGTTGGAGCGGCTGCTCGCCGAGCACCGCGACGAGATCGCCTCGGACGTCATCGTCATCGCCGACTCGGGCAACTGGGACGTCGGCGTGCCGGCGCTGACCACCTCGCTGCGCGGCATCGTCAACTGCTTCGTCGAGGTGCGCACCCTCGACCACGCCGTGCACAGCGGCATGTTCGGCGGCGCGGTGCCCGACGCGCTGACCGCGCTGGTGCGGCTGCTGGCCACCCTGCACACCGACGCGGGCGACGTCGCCGTCGACGGCCTGGTCGGCCGGGAGGGCGCGACCGTCGACTACCCGGAGGGCCGGTTCCGGGCCGAGGCCGGGCTGGCCGAGGGCGTGCAGTTCATCGGCACCGGCCGGATCACCGACCGGCTCTGGACCAAGCCGGCCCTCGCCGTGCTCGGCATCGACGCGCCGGCCACCGGCGAGGCGCCGAACGCCCTGGTGCCGGCCGCGAAGGCCAAGCTCAGCGTGCGGCTCGCCCCGGGCGACGACCCCAAGCGGGCGTACGCGGCCCTGCGCGCCCACCTGGGGAAGCACGCGCCGTGGGGCGCGCAGGTGACCGTCACCTTCGAACACGACGGCGAACCGTGCGTCATCGACGCGTCCGGCCCCATGTTCGACGCCGCCCGCTCGGCGTTCCGCACCGCGTGGGACGACACCGACCCGGTGGACATCGGGGTCGGCGGCTCGATCCCGTTCATCGCCACCTTCCAGGAGATGTTCCCGCAGGCGGCGATCCTGGTGACCGGCGTCGAGGACCCGCACGCGCGGGCGCACGGCCCGAACGAGAGCCTGCACCTCGGCGAGTTCGCCCGGGTCTGCCTCGCCGAGGCGCTGCTGCTGAAGAAGGTCGCCGAGGCGGGCGCCGACGGGCGTTAG